The proteins below come from a single Myxococcales bacterium genomic window:
- the pyrR gene encoding bifunctional pyr operon transcriptional regulator/uracil phosphoribosyltransferase PyrR, which produces MPAPASSVVLDDLAIQRSLTRMAHEIVERHADLSKLYLVAIPNGGVPLGRILQRNLESISGVKLPLGILDTTLYRDDLTRNGVRPPLRITEMPSSVDERVVLIVEDVVSTGRTIRAAMDAMIDFGRPTSVQVVALVDRGHRELPIKIDYVGKNIPTSVGDKVKFRGKDGGELEAPFEVVLIANETSDRNPAGDSLEANP; this is translated from the coding sequence ATGCCTGCCCCGGCAAGCTCCGTTGTTCTCGACGACCTCGCCATCCAGCGCTCTCTCACGCGAATGGCCCACGAGATCGTCGAACGCCACGCGGATCTGTCAAAGCTCTATCTCGTCGCAATTCCCAACGGCGGCGTTCCCCTGGGCCGAATTCTCCAACGGAATCTTGAATCGATCTCCGGCGTCAAATTGCCCCTGGGCATCCTGGATACGACGCTGTACCGCGACGATCTGACGCGCAATGGTGTACGCCCGCCGCTGCGGATCACCGAAATGCCCTCGTCGGTGGACGAGCGAGTGGTGCTAATCGTCGAAGACGTCGTGAGCACCGGACGAACGATTCGCGCCGCAATGGATGCGATGATCGATTTCGGCCGACCCACGAGCGTGCAGGTCGTGGCGTTGGTCGATCGCGGCCACCGCGAGCTACCGATCAAGATCGACTACGTGGGCAAGAACATCCCCACCTCAGTCGGAGACAAGGTCAAGTTTCGCGGCAAGGACGGCGGCGAACTCGAGGCGCCATTTGAAGTCGTCTTGATCGCGAATGAAACATCCGACCGGAACCCGGCCGGCGATTCATTGGAGGCAAATCCATGA
- the lepB gene encoding signal peptidase I: MSSSKDSALPKDGDEDGVHDPGISRTAAIREQITTLVLAVAIALTIRSMVIEPFRIPSGSMFPTLLIGDHLFVNKFIYGAKIPFTDYRLPGLRAPKRGDVVVFEVARDSESRGTGGIIPADRRPGAPREDFVKRIVGLPGDRVEIRHGDLFINHKRVEKAPLAPTFTDDEGVELDRYDETLGECLHEMLDDPGKRGLSRTPLVVEPGRYFMMGDNRDNSNDSRAWGTVRLEEIKGPAFIIYWSWNSAGNFFHLLNPFNWFTVEKRWSRVFQGIHCAPTELER, from the coding sequence ATGAGTTCGTCGAAAGATTCTGCACTCCCCAAGGATGGCGATGAGGACGGTGTGCACGATCCTGGCATTTCTCGTACCGCCGCCATCCGCGAACAGATCACAACCCTCGTGTTGGCCGTGGCCATTGCCTTGACGATTCGCTCCATGGTGATCGAGCCCTTCCGCATACCCTCGGGTTCGATGTTTCCGACCCTGTTGATCGGCGATCACCTGTTCGTCAACAAATTCATTTACGGAGCCAAAATCCCTTTCACCGACTACCGGCTGCCGGGGCTGCGCGCTCCGAAGCGGGGCGACGTCGTGGTGTTCGAGGTAGCCCGAGATTCCGAGAGCCGGGGAACCGGTGGCATTATTCCGGCCGATCGCCGTCCGGGTGCGCCGCGTGAAGACTTTGTAAAGCGAATCGTGGGGCTCCCCGGAGATCGGGTCGAGATCCGACACGGCGATCTCTTCATCAACCACAAACGGGTCGAAAAGGCGCCGCTTGCGCCGACTTTCACAGACGACGAGGGCGTCGAGTTGGATCGCTACGACGAGACCCTGGGCGAGTGTCTACACGAGATGCTCGACGATCCGGGGAAGCGCGGGCTGTCCCGCACCCCGCTGGTGGTGGAGCCCGGTCGCTACTTCATGATGGGCGACAACCGCGACAACTCCAACGACAGCCGGGCGTGGGGCACGGTTCGCCTCGAAGAGATCAAGGGACCGGCGTTCATCATCTACTGGTCGTGGAACTCAGCGGGCAACTTCTTTCATCTGCTCAACCCGTTCAACTGGTTCACCGTCGAAAAACGCTGGAGCCGGGTTTTCCAGGGCATTCACTGCGCCCCGACGGAACTGGAGCGCTAG
- the lepA gene encoding elongation factor 4: MKSFPREFIRNFCIVAHIDHGKSTLADRLMDATGAVSERDKQEQLLDSMDIERERGITIKAQTVRMVYRANDGRDYLLNLIDTPGHVDFSYEVSRSLSACEGAILVVDAAQGIEAQTLANTYLAIDADLEIIPVVNKIDLPSADPDRVAQEIEDVVGLDAADVIPVSAKSGQGVGDLLEAIVARVPPPAGDIEAPTRALVFDAWFDTYVGAVMLVRVMEGKLKKRDRIRFMIKGTEREINQLFVLTPTRVEINELGAGEVGAVIAGVKTLSDVKVGDTITCLDKPASDPLPGFQEVKPMVFAGLYPVIAEDYEDLKASLEKLKINDSSFGYEPETSMALGFGFRCGFLGFLHAEIIQERLEREYHLNLITTAPTVRYRVIPKKGEPFEIESPAALPDTMDIQDIEEPVVLATIHVPSEFLGQVLGLCQDRRGVQKDMTVHGSRVQVRYLLPLNEIVTDFHDKLKSATRGYGSFDYELEGYHPAQLIKLDILVNGDPVDALSLIVHRDYAQSRGAELTRKLKEFIPRQQFTVAIQAAIGTKVIARTTVKALRKNVTAKCYGGDITRKRKLLEKQKAGKKRMKMVGSVEIPQEAFLAALKLGDS, translated from the coding sequence ATGAAATCGTTTCCCCGAGAATTCATCCGCAACTTCTGCATCGTGGCGCACATCGACCACGGCAAGAGCACACTGGCCGATCGCCTGATGGACGCAACCGGCGCAGTGAGCGAACGCGACAAACAGGAACAACTGCTCGACAGCATGGATATCGAGCGCGAGCGGGGCATCACCATCAAGGCCCAGACCGTGCGAATGGTTTACCGCGCAAACGATGGCCGCGATTATCTGCTCAACCTGATCGACACCCCCGGTCATGTCGATTTTTCCTACGAGGTTTCCCGTTCGCTCTCGGCCTGCGAGGGGGCGATCCTGGTGGTGGACGCCGCTCAGGGGATCGAGGCCCAGACCCTGGCCAACACCTATCTCGCGATTGACGCCGATCTCGAAATCATTCCGGTGGTGAACAAGATCGATCTGCCCTCGGCGGATCCCGATCGCGTGGCCCAGGAAATCGAGGACGTCGTGGGCCTCGACGCCGCCGATGTCATCCCGGTTTCTGCAAAGTCGGGTCAAGGCGTCGGCGACTTGCTCGAAGCCATCGTCGCCAGGGTTCCGCCACCGGCGGGAGATATCGAGGCTCCGACTCGAGCCCTGGTCTTTGACGCCTGGTTCGATACTTACGTGGGCGCGGTGATGTTGGTGCGGGTGATGGAAGGCAAGCTCAAGAAACGAGACCGCATTCGCTTCATGATCAAGGGGACTGAGCGCGAGATCAACCAACTCTTCGTGCTGACGCCGACCCGAGTCGAAATCAACGAGTTGGGTGCGGGAGAAGTGGGCGCCGTGATCGCCGGTGTCAAGACGCTATCGGACGTGAAGGTCGGCGACACGATCACCTGCCTCGACAAACCCGCCAGCGATCCGCTGCCCGGCTTTCAGGAAGTCAAGCCGATGGTGTTCGCCGGCCTGTACCCGGTGATCGCCGAAGACTACGAAGACCTCAAGGCATCGCTGGAAAAACTCAAGATCAACGATTCTTCGTTTGGCTACGAACCGGAAACCAGCATGGCACTCGGGTTTGGTTTTCGCTGCGGCTTCCTCGGTTTCTTGCACGCCGAAATCATTCAGGAGCGGCTCGAGCGCGAGTATCATCTCAATCTCATCACTACCGCGCCAACCGTGCGGTATCGGGTGATACCGAAAAAGGGAGAGCCCTTCGAAATCGAAAGCCCCGCGGCGTTGCCCGACACGATGGATATTCAGGACATCGAAGAACCCGTGGTGCTGGCCACCATCCATGTACCGAGCGAATTTCTCGGTCAGGTTCTCGGCTTGTGCCAGGATCGCCGCGGTGTCCAAAAGGACATGACGGTACACGGGTCGCGGGTGCAGGTTCGATATCTGCTTCCCCTGAATGAGATCGTGACGGACTTCCACGACAAACTGAAGAGCGCGACCCGCGGCTATGGCTCCTTCGACTACGAACTCGAGGGCTACCACCCGGCGCAGTTGATCAAACTCGACATTCTCGTCAACGGCGACCCGGTCGACGCGCTCTCGTTGATCGTCCACCGTGACTACGCCCAGTCTCGGGGCGCCGAACTCACCCGGAAACTCAAGGAGTTCATTCCTCGCCAGCAGTTTACGGTGGCCATCCAGGCTGCCATTGGGACCAAGGTCATCGCGCGCACCACGGTCAAGGCATTGCGCAAGAACGTGACCGCGAAGTGCTACGGTGGCGACATTACGCGCAAGCGAAAGCTGCTCGAGAAGCAAAAGGCTGGAAAAAAGAGAATGAAAATGGTGGGTTCCGTCGAAATTCCCCAGGAAGCTTTCTTGGCTGCGCTAAAACTTGGTGACTCATGA
- a CDS encoding aspartate carbamoyltransferase catalytic subunit — protein MIGRDLLGIADLSREQIESILETAVRMQEVGRREIKKVPSLRGRTIINLFFEDSTRTRSSFEIAGKRLSADVVNFSPSSSSLNKAESILDTAKTLDAMDPDCVVVRHKVAGVPQRIAELLKAPVINAGDGAHEHPTQALLDLLTVYQEKGRLDGLTVAIIGDIAHSRVARSNIYGFSKMGAEVRVAGPPSMLPAQIEGLGVKAYTSLREVLEGADVIMALRIQNERFKGAFFPSIREYSATFGLDRAKLRYANEDAIVMHPGPVNRGVELSHELTDHRPSVILDQVRNGVALRMALLYLITGRKPDESK, from the coding sequence ATGATCGGCAGGGATCTCCTCGGCATTGCCGACCTCTCACGGGAGCAAATCGAATCGATCCTCGAGACCGCGGTCAGGATGCAGGAAGTCGGAAGGCGCGAAATCAAGAAGGTCCCCTCGCTGCGCGGTCGCACCATCATCAACCTCTTCTTCGAAGACTCGACGCGCACCCGCTCTAGTTTCGAGATTGCAGGCAAACGCCTTTCCGCAGACGTGGTCAATTTTTCGCCCTCGAGTTCGAGCCTCAATAAGGCGGAGAGCATTCTCGATACCGCGAAAACCCTGGACGCGATGGATCCCGATTGCGTGGTGGTCCGGCACAAGGTCGCAGGGGTTCCTCAGCGCATCGCCGAGTTGCTCAAGGCTCCGGTGATCAATGCCGGGGACGGGGCGCACGAGCATCCCACCCAGGCCCTGCTCGACTTGCTCACGGTGTATCAAGAAAAAGGTCGCCTGGACGGCCTCACAGTCGCCATCATTGGCGACATCGCTCACTCCCGGGTGGCGCGCTCGAATATCTATGGTTTCTCCAAAATGGGTGCCGAGGTGCGGGTCGCCGGTCCGCCGTCGATGTTGCCCGCCCAGATCGAGGGACTTGGAGTCAAGGCCTACACATCTCTGCGCGAAGTGCTCGAGGGTGCCGATGTCATCATGGCGCTGCGGATCCAGAACGAGCGATTCAAGGGCGCCTTCTTCCCGAGCATTCGCGAATACTCCGCGACCTTTGGACTCGACCGGGCCAAGCTCCGCTACGCAAACGAAGACGCGATCGTGATGCACCCCGGACCGGTCAATCGCGGCGTCGAACTTTCTCATGAGCTCACGGATCACCGACCGAGCGTGATTCTCGACCAGGTGCGCAACGGAGTCGCTTTGCGCATGGCTTTGCTCTACCTGATCACGGGACGCAAACCTGATGAATCGAAGTAG
- a CDS encoding arginine--tRNA ligase has product MREQLLEKLQAALADLLQEAGDAGEVPTAVLEIPRQKDHGDFATNVAMTLAKRLRKAPREIAASLIDRLGDAAGLLKSSEIAGPGFINFRLAENNWQNLLREIVEASDRYGSQDFGNNQKVQVEFVSANPTGPLSTGHGRQAILGDAICRLLEFTGHDVTREYYFNNGGRQMRVLGESVRARYFERLDKAAPPSEQAMADPENAWQEERNGLPVLFPKDGYQGDYIGDIAGSLIEEFGDGLLDEPGDGVFRERAQKTIFAEIRATLDRIGITFDVYYDEQSLYDEGKIDAAVEDLRAKDLIYEADGAVWLRSTSLGLDRDRVVIKSSGEPTYLLPDIAYHREKFRRGFEAIIDVQGADHIEQFPFVTSATAALGFDAKQIELVLHQFVTITRGGEQVKQSTRKATFITIDELLDQIGTDVFRFFMVERRADSHLDFDLDLAQDKNWRKNPTYYIQYTYARSCGLERKAKEAGVAMPGPGDFDPSRLELDEEIEIVRKLAEFPDLVSRAAKSREPHHIAYYLRDLAGLWSPYLQDGKRHRILSDDESLTAARLGLSLAVRVALKNGLALLGISAPEQM; this is encoded by the coding sequence ATGCGCGAACAATTACTCGAAAAACTGCAGGCTGCACTGGCCGATTTGCTGCAAGAAGCTGGCGACGCGGGAGAGGTCCCGACCGCAGTACTAGAAATCCCGCGACAGAAAGACCACGGCGATTTCGCAACCAACGTTGCCATGACCCTGGCAAAACGTCTGCGCAAAGCTCCCCGCGAAATCGCAGCAAGCTTGATCGACCGGCTTGGCGACGCCGCCGGCTTGCTGAAGAGCAGCGAAATTGCGGGGCCGGGCTTCATTAATTTCCGGTTGGCGGAAAACAACTGGCAAAATCTCCTGCGCGAAATCGTCGAAGCGTCGGATCGCTACGGGTCACAAGATTTCGGAAACAACCAGAAGGTTCAGGTCGAGTTCGTTTCCGCAAATCCGACGGGTCCATTAAGTACGGGGCACGGACGCCAGGCCATTCTCGGAGATGCGATCTGTCGCCTGCTCGAATTTACCGGCCACGACGTGACGCGGGAGTACTACTTCAACAACGGCGGCCGCCAGATGCGGGTCCTCGGGGAATCGGTCAGGGCGCGCTACTTCGAGCGGCTCGACAAGGCGGCTCCCCCGAGCGAGCAAGCCATGGCGGACCCCGAGAACGCCTGGCAAGAAGAACGAAACGGGTTGCCCGTATTGTTTCCAAAAGATGGTTACCAGGGAGACTACATCGGTGACATCGCCGGGAGTCTGATCGAAGAGTTTGGCGATGGGTTACTCGACGAACCTGGAGACGGTGTGTTCCGGGAGCGAGCCCAGAAAACGATCTTCGCGGAAATTCGCGCCACCCTCGACCGGATCGGAATCACCTTCGACGTCTACTACGACGAACAATCGCTCTACGACGAGGGCAAGATCGATGCTGCGGTCGAAGACCTCCGCGCCAAGGATCTGATCTACGAAGCAGACGGAGCGGTTTGGCTGCGCTCGACATCCCTGGGGCTCGACCGCGACCGCGTCGTCATCAAGAGCAGCGGCGAACCCACCTATTTGCTGCCGGACATCGCCTATCACCGAGAGAAATTTCGCCGGGGTTTCGAGGCCATCATCGACGTCCAGGGAGCTGACCATATCGAGCAGTTCCCATTCGTCACCTCGGCGACCGCGGCCTTGGGCTTCGACGCCAAGCAGATCGAACTGGTGCTGCATCAATTCGTCACGATCACCCGGGGTGGTGAACAGGTCAAACAATCGACCCGTAAGGCCACCTTCATCACGATCGACGAGCTGCTCGACCAGATCGGCACCGACGTGTTCCGCTTCTTCATGGTCGAGCGTCGGGCGGATAGCCACCTCGATTTTGATCTCGATCTGGCCCAGGACAAGAATTGGCGGAAGAACCCCACCTACTACATCCAGTACACCTACGCGCGCTCGTGTGGTTTGGAGCGCAAGGCAAAAGAAGCGGGTGTCGCGATGCCGGGCCCGGGTGATTTCGATCCTTCCCGTCTCGAACTCGACGAAGAAATCGAGATTGTCCGGAAGCTCGCCGAGTTTCCGGACTTGGTTTCGCGCGCCGCGAAGTCCCGGGAGCCCCACCATATTGCCTATTACTTGCGAGACCTTGCCGGTTTGTGGAGCCCCTATCTACAGGACGGCAAGCGACATCGCATCCTTTCTGACGACGAATCCCTGACTGCCGCTAGACTGGGTCTATCTCTCGCCGTGCGTGTCGCCTTGAAAAACGGACTTGCCCTGCTGGGCATTTCAGCACCGGAGCAAATGTAA
- a CDS encoding septum formation initiator family protein: MRLVKRRGPLGGVVRAFWLISALFAAVLGLATADRESGLPMWFELREERRASENRIAQLRTEVENLHSEIEALENDPLAMERAIREVLEFARPGETVIRFVEHDNGVALRLN, from the coding sequence ATGCGGTTGGTGAAGCGGCGGGGTCCACTGGGGGGAGTGGTGAGGGCGTTCTGGCTCATTTCGGCGCTTTTCGCGGCAGTTCTGGGTCTGGCGACCGCAGATCGCGAGTCGGGCTTGCCCATGTGGTTCGAGCTGCGCGAAGAACGCCGGGCATCCGAAAATCGGATCGCACAGCTTCGGACTGAGGTTGAAAACCTACATTCCGAAATTGAGGCCTTGGAAAATGACCCTCTCGCAATGGAGCGGGCCATTCGCGAGGTCTTGGAGTTTGCACGACCCGGTGAGACCGTAATCCGATTCGTCGAACATGACAACGGTGTCGCCCTTCGCCTGAACTAG
- the carA gene encoding glutamine-hydrolyzing carbamoyl-phosphate synthase small subunit — translation MNRKPPAPARLVLADGTIYRGRAFGASACRHGEVVFNTSMTGYQEIVSDPSYAGQIVTMTYTQIGNVGVNPDDAESRRQFLSGFVIKELSSAPSNYRSRGSLCDLLAESRVPGISGIDTRALVRRIRDHGAQVGVLSTDPAQQDEEELLALARTSPGLDGRDLVAEVTCEAPYGWSEGRWPGIEGQLPRAPRPTPTFKLVAYDFGIKRNILRLLVDHGFDVTVVPATTSAAEALALEPDAIFLSNGPGDPAAVEGVQSNVRELVRAKPTFGICLGHQILGLALGGRTRKLKFGHHGGNQPGQDLATKKVAICAENHGYAVEAESLREAGEPVEITHVNLNDGTVEGLAHRELPLFSVQYHPEASPGPHDASYLFGRFREMVGRVLSGEKVSGAEICGF, via the coding sequence ATGAACCGCAAGCCCCCCGCTCCCGCCCGGTTGGTCTTGGCCGATGGAACCATCTATCGCGGTCGCGCGTTCGGTGCTTCCGCCTGCCGTCACGGTGAAGTCGTCTTCAATACGAGCATGACCGGCTACCAGGAAATCGTGAGCGACCCCTCCTACGCCGGCCAGATCGTGACGATGACCTATACCCAGATCGGCAACGTCGGCGTCAACCCCGACGACGCAGAGTCCCGCAGGCAATTTCTATCTGGCTTCGTCATCAAGGAACTGTCGTCGGCGCCGAGTAACTACCGCTCGCGAGGTTCTCTCTGCGATCTGCTCGCCGAATCGCGTGTGCCCGGCATCTCGGGGATCGACACGCGCGCGCTGGTCCGGCGAATTCGAGACCACGGCGCTCAAGTTGGCGTGCTCAGCACCGATCCCGCACAGCAAGATGAAGAGGAGTTGCTCGCCCTGGCGCGAACCTCCCCGGGCCTGGACGGACGCGACCTGGTCGCGGAAGTTACCTGCGAAGCGCCCTATGGCTGGAGCGAAGGCCGCTGGCCGGGCATCGAGGGTCAGCTGCCAAGAGCGCCTCGCCCGACGCCGACTTTCAAACTGGTGGCCTACGACTTTGGCATAAAGCGGAATATTTTGCGCTTGCTAGTCGACCACGGATTCGACGTGACCGTCGTGCCCGCGACGACGTCGGCAGCCGAGGCCCTGGCGCTCGAGCCCGATGCCATCTTTTTGTCTAACGGCCCCGGGGATCCGGCAGCAGTAGAGGGCGTGCAGTCCAACGTTCGGGAACTGGTCCGGGCCAAGCCCACGTTTGGAATTTGTCTCGGCCATCAGATTCTGGGACTCGCCCTCGGCGGTCGCACCCGCAAGCTCAAGTTCGGTCATCACGGCGGCAATCAGCCCGGACAAGACCTGGCCACCAAGAAGGTCGCGATCTGCGCCGAAAATCACGGATACGCGGTCGAAGCCGAATCCCTGCGCGAGGCCGGAGAGCCGGTCGAGATTACCCATGTCAACTTGAACGACGGCACGGTCGAAGGGCTTGCCCATCGCGAACTTCCGCTGTTCTCCGTGCAATATCACCCCGAGGCGTCACCTGGTCCTCACGATGCGTCCTATCTATTTGGCCGCTTTCGCGAAATGGTCGGGCGGGTGCTTTCGGGGGAGAAGGTCTCGGGCGCCGAGATCTGCGGATTCTAA
- a CDS encoding SPOR domain-containing protein has protein sequence MAERSRASKRASSPSWLASLMGAVFLISAGFMLGLVVGVVKEEPELVLGHLAGQSEEIRWSEQGAELGTPDVAARGPFLDSPEDFAADQGWSDAAIAIDPPALGAVAETAAAEDMASRGYEVPQSRLISSLPAPQRPASKTLGSAQLRGFSVQVGAFAESVSADRISEDLRSKGFSVYITPSAGSRDGRWRVRVGPMDTRAEALEVARKLKTQEGLPTWVLSEGGN, from the coding sequence ATGGCCGAAAGATCGCGTGCGTCAAAGCGGGCATCGAGTCCGAGCTGGCTCGCTAGCTTGATGGGTGCCGTATTCCTGATTTCCGCTGGCTTCATGTTGGGACTGGTGGTGGGTGTGGTGAAGGAAGAACCCGAACTCGTGCTGGGACATCTCGCCGGCCAGAGCGAAGAAATTCGCTGGTCCGAACAAGGGGCTGAACTGGGCACGCCCGACGTGGCGGCCCGAGGGCCCTTCCTCGATTCGCCCGAGGACTTCGCCGCAGATCAGGGCTGGTCGGACGCCGCTATTGCGATCGATCCGCCAGCACTGGGAGCAGTAGCCGAAACTGCGGCTGCTGAAGACATGGCATCTCGGGGCTACGAAGTGCCGCAGTCCCGCTTGATCTCGTCTCTGCCAGCGCCCCAGCGCCCAGCCTCAAAGACTCTGGGGAGCGCACAGCTCCGGGGCTTCAGCGTCCAGGTAGGTGCGTTTGCCGAGAGCGTATCTGCGGACCGCATCAGCGAGGATCTGCGGAGCAAGGGGTTCTCGGTCTACATCACTCCTTCGGCCGGCTCGCGAGACGGCCGCTGGCGCGTACGCGTTGGTCCGATGGATACCCGCGCAGAAGCTCTTGAAGTTGCCCGGAAGCTCAAGACCCAGGAGGGGCTACCGACATGGGTCCTGAGTGAAGGAGGCAACTGA
- the rfbD gene encoding dTDP-4-dehydrorhamnose reductase produces MTSHYLVLGKNGQLGQCLTQQLARMPNAALLAAYGRDELDIADRAAVSNLGNGLSLDLDRDNKSRESVWVLNAAAYTAVDLCESEKDACHAVNGAGPGNLADWCREHRAGLVHLSTDYVFGGDATAPYRETDRLAPGTEYGRSKLAGEQRVLESLPSAWVIRTSWVFGPGKNFVGAIVRQAVLRGAGKAEGPLRVVDDQVGCPTYAADLAGAILELTEIKGANEGGLLHLSNTDPCTFWDFARAILDGTGYGDLQIDRIKTGDFVTPAPRPAYSVLDGSKAESLGINLRSWREALDDYLQSEHFVALHRTLRAEAQAAQ; encoded by the coding sequence ATGACTTCGCACTATCTCGTCCTCGGAAAGAATGGCCAACTGGGCCAATGTCTGACGCAGCAACTCGCGCGCATGCCGAATGCCGCGCTGCTGGCGGCCTATGGGCGCGATGAACTCGACATTGCGGATCGCGCAGCGGTGTCGAATCTGGGCAACGGCCTTTCGTTGGATCTCGATCGAGACAACAAATCGAGGGAATCGGTCTGGGTTCTGAACGCGGCGGCTTATACGGCGGTCGATCTTTGTGAATCCGAGAAAGACGCCTGCCACGCCGTCAACGGAGCGGGACCCGGCAATCTGGCCGATTGGTGTCGCGAACACCGAGCGGGGCTCGTGCACCTGTCGACCGACTACGTCTTTGGGGGAGATGCGACTGCGCCGTATCGTGAGACGGATCGGCTGGCACCTGGAACCGAGTACGGTCGCAGCAAACTCGCGGGCGAGCAACGCGTTCTCGAGAGCTTGCCGAGTGCGTGGGTGATACGGACCAGTTGGGTGTTTGGCCCCGGCAAGAACTTTGTCGGAGCGATTGTGCGTCAGGCTGTCCTGCGCGGAGCGGGGAAGGCCGAAGGGCCACTGAGAGTGGTCGACGATCAGGTGGGTTGTCCCACTTACGCGGCGGATCTGGCGGGTGCGATTCTCGAATTGACGGAGATCAAAGGCGCCAACGAGGGTGGATTGCTTCATCTTTCAAACACCGATCCGTGTACCTTCTGGGATTTCGCCAGGGCGATACTCGACGGCACGGGCTACGGTGATCTCCAGATCGACCGAATCAAGACCGGTGATTTTGTGACCCCTGCGCCGCGGCCGGCGTACTCCGTCCTCGATGGTTCCAAAGCCGAATCCCTGGGCATCAACTTGCGCAGCTGGCGCGAAGCCCTCGACGACTATCTGCAAAGCGAACATTTTGTGGCGCTGCACCGCACGCTCCGCGCGGAGGCGCAAGCGGCCCAATGA
- a CDS encoding dihydroorotase, translated as MVDREYEPSKTSWSNTVKRILIRGGRILDPASNTDTQADLLIEDGKIAAVAPGLDPGLAEVIDATGYWVAPGFVDMHTHLREPGQEYKEDIRSGGRAAAAGGFTSIACMANTDPVNDDPAVTKFIIDQAKKNSPVRVYPIAAATIGLAGETMTEMVALHEAGAVAFSDDGRGTEDANVMRHLLEYSTLVDAVIIVHAEDECLRAEGVVNEGLVSTRLGLPPNPSAAEEIRVARDIALTRMAGARLHIAHVSTKRAVDYIREARDEGLQVTAEVSPHHLTLTDSETLGFDTSTKMAPPLRSSEDVAACRQGLIDGVIDAVATDHAPHAVYEKDVEFIAAPCGILGFETAYPVVMDLVRSGDITPLALMDRMSLGAVKILGVPGGSLAIGADADVVILDPEAIWKYDPANGYSKSRNSPWAGREMVGQVVYTLVGGDVVFDRQRGVLAQ; from the coding sequence ATGGTGGACCGTGAGTACGAACCCTCGAAGACGAGTTGGAGTAACACAGTGAAGCGAATCCTGATTCGCGGGGGCCGCATCCTCGACCCCGCATCCAATACTGACACCCAGGCCGATCTACTCATCGAGGACGGGAAGATCGCGGCCGTCGCCCCCGGACTGGACCCGGGACTCGCCGAAGTCATCGATGCAACGGGATACTGGGTGGCCCCGGGATTCGTAGACATGCACACGCACCTGCGCGAGCCGGGCCAGGAGTACAAAGAAGACATCCGTTCGGGGGGGCGGGCGGCGGCGGCGGGTGGCTTTACCTCGATCGCCTGCATGGCCAACACCGACCCGGTCAACGACGATCCGGCGGTCACCAAGTTCATCATCGATCAGGCCAAGAAGAACTCTCCGGTGCGGGTCTACCCGATCGCGGCTGCGACGATCGGTCTCGCGGGGGAGACCATGACCGAAATGGTCGCGCTTCACGAAGCCGGGGCAGTGGCCTTTAGCGACGACGGCCGCGGCACCGAGGATGCAAATGTGATGCGTCACCTGCTCGAGTACTCGACGCTGGTCGATGCCGTCATCATCGTGCATGCCGAAGACGAGTGCTTGCGAGCCGAGGGCGTCGTCAACGAGGGCCTCGTCTCTACCAGGCTCGGGTTGCCACCCAATCCGAGTGCGGCCGAAGAGATACGGGTGGCGCGAGACATCGCGCTTACGCGCATGGCTGGCGCACGCCTGCACATCGCCCACGTGAGTACCAAGCGCGCTGTCGACTACATTCGCGAGGCGCGGGACGAGGGTTTGCAGGTGACGGCGGAAGTCTCGCCACATCACTTGACCCTGACAGATTCTGAAACCCTCGGCTTCGACACCAGCACCAAGATGGCGCCACCCTTGCGCTCGAGCGAAGACGTGGCCGCTTGTCGTCAAGGCTTGATCGATGGCGTGATCGACGCTGTGGCGACGGACCACGCTCCACACGCGGTGTACGAGAAAGACGTCGAATTCATTGCCGCGCCGTGTGGCATTCTGGGCTTCGAAACGGCGTACCCAGTGGTGATGGACCTGGTGCGCAGCGGGGACATTACGCCGCTAGCCCTGATGGATCGGATGTCCCTGGGTGCTGTGAAGATCCTGGGTGTGCCCGGCGGCAGTCTCGCAATTGGGGCGGACGCCGACGTCGTCATCCTCGACCCCGAAGCCATCTGGAAGTACGACCCGGCAAACGGCTACTCGAAGAGCCGCAACTCTCCCTGGGCGGGACGGGAAATGGTCGGGCAGGTGGTCTACACCCTGGTCGGTGGCGACGTGGTCTTCGATCGACAGCGAGGAGTTCTTGCGCAATGA